The genomic DNA CCTCCCCGGTCAAGCCCCCCTGAACAAAAGGAAGTACCGCGGGAGGGTGGGCAGCGCCCCATCCCGATGCCAACCGGGGCACAGGCCCTGAATCGGCTTTAGCCGATGATGTGTCAGGATCCGGACATGATCGGGCGTCCTCGTGCAACCCCGTGCGGGTTCGAGCGCACTCGTTACGCCCTCGTTCGGAAGCGGTCACGGGTGAGTCCGGCGGGTGCGGTGTCCGTATTCTCTGATCATGGACCGCACCGCATACTCACTCGTCGCCACCGACCTGGACGGCACGCTGCTCCGAGGCGACGACACCGTCTCCGACCGGTCGCTGGCCGCGCTGGCGCGGGTCGCCGGTGCCGGTGCGCGGCACCTGGTGGTGACGGGACGGCCGGCACCCAGGGTGCGCCCCCTCCTCGACCGGCTCGGCTGCACGGGGCTCGCGGTGTGCGGACAGGGCGCGCAGGTGTACGACGCCGGCGCGCACCGGATGCTGTGGTCGGTCACCCTGGACCGGGAGCTGGCCGAGACCGCGCTCGGCAAGATCGAGGCCGAGGTGGGCCAGGTGCACGCCGCCGTGGACCAGGACGGCGTCGAGGGGCTGACGCTCATCGAGCCGGGCTACCTGATGCCCCACCCGACGCTGCCCGCGGTGCGCGTCGAGCGGCGTGAGCAGCTGTGGTCCACGCCGATCAGCAAGGTGCTGCTGCGCCACCCCGAGCTGACCGACGACGAACT from Streptomyces sp. CB09001 includes the following:
- a CDS encoding HAD family hydrolase → MDRTAYSLVATDLDGTLLRGDDTVSDRSLAALARVAGAGARHLVVTGRPAPRVRPLLDRLGCTGLAVCGQGAQVYDAGAHRMLWSVTLDRELAETALGKIEAEVGQVHAAVDQDGVEGLTLIEPGYLMPHPTLPAVRVERREQLWSTPISKVLLRHPELTDDELAATARAVVGSLATVTMSGPGTVELQPCGITKATGLALAAEHLGLERRRTIAFGDMPNDIPMFHWAAHGVAMAGAHPELKAVADEVTTTNEDDGVAVVLERIFGTS